In one window of Reinekea forsetii DNA:
- a CDS encoding ammonium transporter, whose product MTEVFELQYALDTFYFLVCGALVMWMAAGFSMLEAGLVRGKNTTEILTKNIALYAIACVMYMVCGYAIMYPELGSTFLVGIGGNGVEGGDTYAPSADFFFQVVFVATAMSIVSGAVAERMKLWVFLAFAVAMTAFIYPMEGRWTWGGESVFGMYSLSMVDFAGSGIVHMAGAAAALAGVLLLGARKGKYGKNGEINAIPGANLPMATLGTFILWMGWFGFNGGSVLQTSTVDTANAVAVVFLNTNAAAAGGAIAAMVLARILFKKADLTMILNGALAGLVTITAGPDTPTPLLATLFGALGGIVVVFSILAFDKIKIDDPVGAISVHGVCGLLGLVLVPITNADATLMGQLGGAATIFVWVFGASLIVWAILKAAMGIRVTEEEEYDGVDVSECGLEAYPEFTKG is encoded by the coding sequence ATGACAGAAGTATTCGAACTACAATATGCCTTGGACACCTTTTATTTCTTGGTGTGTGGCGCCCTAGTGATGTGGATGGCGGCCGGCTTTTCCATGTTAGAAGCGGGCCTGGTGCGCGGTAAAAACACCACTGAAATCCTCACCAAAAACATCGCCCTATATGCCATCGCCTGTGTCATGTACATGGTCTGCGGCTATGCGATTATGTACCCAGAGTTGGGTTCAACCTTTTTGGTCGGCATTGGCGGCAACGGCGTTGAAGGCGGTGACACCTATGCACCGTCCGCTGACTTCTTTTTCCAGGTGGTCTTTGTTGCTACGGCCATGTCAATCGTCTCCGGTGCCGTCGCTGAGCGCATGAAGCTCTGGGTATTCTTGGCCTTTGCCGTTGCCATGACCGCATTCATTTATCCAATGGAAGGCCGTTGGACTTGGGGCGGCGAATCCGTCTTCGGTATGTACAGTCTTAGCATGGTCGACTTTGCCGGTTCGGGCATCGTCCATATGGCTGGTGCTGCCGCCGCCTTGGCGGGTGTTCTCTTACTCGGCGCGCGTAAAGGCAAGTACGGTAAGAACGGTGAAATCAACGCTATTCCCGGTGCCAACCTACCGATGGCGACCCTGGGTACCTTCATCCTCTGGATGGGTTGGTTCGGTTTTAACGGTGGTTCAGTGCTGCAGACGTCTACGGTTGATACAGCCAACGCGGTTGCTGTTGTATTTCTGAATACCAATGCGGCGGCTGCCGGTGGTGCGATTGCCGCCATGGTGTTAGCGCGCATCCTGTTTAAGAAAGCAGACCTTACCATGATCCTCAACGGTGCCTTAGCCGGCCTGGTGACTATCACGGCCGGTCCTGATACACCCACACCACTGCTGGCGACCCTGTTCGGTGCCCTGGGCGGTATTGTCGTGGTGTTTAGTATCTTGGCCTTCGACAAGATTAAGATCGACGATCCAGTCGGTGCCATCTCTGTGCACGGTGTCTGTGGTTTGCTCGGTCTAGTATTGGTACCGATCACCAATGCTGATGCGACTCTAATGGGTCAGTTGGGCGGCGCAGCCACCATCTTTGTCTGGGTCTTCGGCGCTTCGTTGATCGTTTGGGCCATCTTGAAAGCCGCTATGGGCATTCGAGTGACCGAAGAAGAAGAATACGATGGCGTTGATGTCTCCGAATGTGGCCTAGAAGCCTACCCGGAATTCACCAAGGGCTAA
- the glnK gene encoding P-II family nitrogen regulator, with protein sequence MKLVSAIIKPFKLDDVREALSEIGVQGITVTEVKGFGRQKGHTELYRGAEYVVDFLPKVKVDVAIGDDLVEQAIEAISKAANTGKIGDGKIFVLPLEQAIRIRTGETGNEAI encoded by the coding sequence ATGAAATTAGTGTCCGCCATTATCAAGCCCTTCAAACTGGACGATGTCCGTGAAGCGCTATCAGAAATAGGTGTCCAGGGTATTACCGTGACCGAAGTCAAGGGCTTTGGTCGTCAGAAAGGCCATACCGAATTGTATCGGGGTGCTGAATATGTAGTCGACTTCTTGCCCAAGGTAAAGGTCGACGTTGCCATCGGTGACGACCTGGTTGAGCAGGCTATTGAAGCCATCAGCAAGGCCGCCAATACCGGCAAGATCGGCGACGGCAAAATATTTGTCCTGCCCCTAGAGCAAGCTATTCGCATTCGTACCGGTGAGACCGGTAACGAAGCCATTTAA
- a CDS encoding accessory factor UbiK family protein, which produces MKTPDAVLDLISDQINDLFAHGKQTSQEIRHNVRSLVHSQLAKLDVVSREEFDTQQLILEKTRRKIDDLEKQLAQLESALDTITQKAD; this is translated from the coding sequence GTGAAAACTCCCGACGCCGTGCTCGATTTAATCAGTGACCAGATCAATGACCTCTTTGCGCACGGCAAGCAAACCAGCCAAGAAATCCGCCACAATGTGCGCAGCTTGGTACACAGCCAGCTGGCGAAATTGGATGTCGTCAGTCGCGAAGAATTTGATACTCAACAATTGATTCTCGAAAAGACCCGGCGCAAGATCGATGATCTCGAAAAGCAGCTCGCACAACTGGAGTCGGCCTTGGATACCATCACCCAAAAAGCGGATTGA